From one Nonomuraea polychroma genomic stretch:
- a CDS encoding GPGG-motif small membrane protein, whose amino-acid sequence MATLLWIIAVILVIAGIYVILARRDILWGIVLIVLGFLVGPGGVSIFNV is encoded by the coding sequence ATGGCTACTTTGCTCTGGATCATCGCGGTAATCCTCGTCATCGCCGGGATCTACGTGATTCTGGCGCGGCGCGACATTCTGTGGGGGATCGTGCTGATCGTCCTCGGATTCCTGGTCGGGCCCGGCGGGGTCAGCATCTTCAATGTCTAG
- a CDS encoding BON domain-containing protein, translating to MEAPQYVAARVQQALAEDGRTHELGIRVDIRGDQLFLRGQVSGAEQRERLGQVAHEAAPELRLHNEIKVVDYSEPGEDERLD from the coding sequence ATGGAAGCTCCGCAGTACGTCGCGGCCCGCGTCCAGCAGGCGCTGGCCGAGGACGGACGCACGCACGAGCTCGGAATTCGCGTGGACATAAGAGGCGACCAGCTGTTCCTGCGTGGTCAGGTGAGCGGGGCCGAGCAGCGCGAACGGCTCGGCCAGGTGGCGCACGAGGCCGCACCCGAGCTCCGGCTGCACAACGAGATCAAGGTCGTGGACTACAGCGAGCCAGGGGAGGATGAGCGCCTTGACTGA
- the secA2 gene encoding accessory Sec system translocase SecA2 produces MPLTGYQKTVKAADARAERVAKLDELPRPGMDDLAEFCAVAREAADRTLGLRPYDVQLLGTLALLDGKVAEMATGEGKTLSGAMAAAGYALQGKRVHVISVNDYLARRDAEWMGPFYEALGVSVGWIDQNSTPEERREAYAKDVTYGPVSEIGFDVLRDRLRTDASEIIVPAPEVALIDEADSVLVDEARVPLVMAGSTDPGNAVPEMAALVRQLVRGYHYEIDEQARNVYLTPKGADSVENLLGVELYDENEPGTLIELNLALHAHALLARDVDYIVRDGKVQLINPSRGRVALLQRWPNGLQAAVEAKEALAPSEKGEILDSITVQGLIRRYPQICGMTGTAVAVSEQLGEFYGLKVAVIPPNRPCIREDEPDRIYPTAPDKDAALVEEIQEAHATGRPILIGTLDVAESENLAKLLQRRGLEPVVLNAKNDAEEAAIIAKAGERDAITVSTQMAGRGTDIRLGEGVAELGGLYVIGSGRHASSRLDDQLRGRAGRQGDPGASVFFVSMQDDLITQFVPDERPPAADPDGIVRHRRGAYLVGHAQRVAEGVNLEIHRNTWRYTRLLEHQRELIMEWRDKVLHGDAAAKALAAADPERWESLPEDTRDETARQIVLHAIDTCWTEHLAFLTDLREGIHLRALGRMSPIDEFQREAVAEYKALLAEVERRSLEAFEEPERELKRPQATWTYLVQDNPFGTEWDRILRRVTAATRRG; encoded by the coding sequence GTGCCCTTGACGGGCTACCAGAAGACCGTCAAGGCGGCCGATGCCCGTGCGGAGCGGGTGGCAAAGCTTGATGAGCTGCCCAGGCCGGGCATGGACGACCTGGCGGAGTTCTGCGCCGTCGCGCGCGAGGCCGCCGACCGGACCCTTGGGCTGCGGCCTTACGACGTGCAGTTGCTCGGCACGCTGGCGCTGCTCGACGGGAAGGTCGCCGAGATGGCCACCGGCGAGGGCAAGACGTTGTCCGGCGCCATGGCCGCGGCGGGATATGCGTTGCAGGGCAAGCGCGTCCACGTGATCTCCGTCAACGACTACCTGGCCAGGCGTGACGCCGAGTGGATGGGCCCGTTCTACGAGGCTCTCGGGGTGAGCGTGGGCTGGATCGACCAGAACTCCACGCCGGAGGAGCGGCGCGAGGCCTACGCGAAGGACGTGACCTACGGGCCGGTCAGCGAGATCGGGTTCGACGTGCTGCGTGACCGGCTGCGCACGGACGCGAGCGAGATCATCGTGCCCGCGCCCGAGGTCGCACTGATCGACGAGGCCGACTCCGTGCTCGTCGACGAGGCCCGCGTGCCGCTGGTGATGGCCGGCTCCACCGACCCCGGCAACGCGGTGCCGGAGATGGCGGCCCTGGTCAGGCAGCTCGTCCGGGGGTACCACTACGAGATCGACGAGCAGGCGCGCAACGTCTACCTCACCCCCAAGGGCGCCGACAGCGTGGAAAACCTGCTCGGCGTCGAGCTCTACGACGAAAACGAGCCGGGCACGCTGATCGAGCTCAACCTGGCCCTGCACGCCCACGCCCTGCTGGCCCGCGACGTCGACTACATCGTGCGCGACGGCAAGGTGCAGCTGATCAACCCCTCGCGCGGCAGGGTGGCGCTCCTGCAGCGCTGGCCCAACGGCCTGCAGGCGGCCGTGGAGGCCAAGGAGGCCCTGGCGCCCAGTGAGAAGGGCGAGATCCTCGACTCGATCACCGTGCAGGGCCTGATCCGCCGCTATCCGCAGATCTGCGGCATGACGGGCACCGCCGTGGCCGTCAGCGAGCAGTTGGGCGAGTTCTACGGGCTCAAGGTCGCCGTGATCCCGCCCAACCGCCCGTGCATCAGGGAGGACGAGCCGGACCGCATCTACCCGACCGCGCCGGACAAGGACGCGGCGCTGGTCGAGGAGATCCAGGAAGCGCACGCCACGGGCCGCCCCATCCTCATCGGCACGCTCGACGTGGCCGAGTCGGAAAACCTCGCCAAGCTGCTGCAGCGGCGCGGCCTGGAGCCGGTCGTGCTCAACGCGAAGAACGACGCCGAAGAGGCCGCGATCATCGCCAAGGCCGGCGAGCGTGACGCGATCACCGTCTCCACCCAGATGGCCGGCCGGGGCACCGACATCCGCCTCGGCGAGGGCGTGGCCGAGCTGGGCGGGCTCTATGTGATCGGCTCAGGCCGCCACGCCAGCAGCCGGCTCGACGACCAGCTCCGTGGCCGCGCCGGCCGCCAGGGCGACCCTGGCGCCTCGGTGTTCTTCGTCAGCATGCAGGACGACCTGATCACCCAGTTCGTCCCGGACGAGCGCCCGCCTGCCGCGGACCCCGACGGGATCGTGCGCCACCGGCGCGGCGCGTACCTCGTCGGTCACGCGCAGCGCGTCGCCGAGGGCGTCAACCTGGAGATCCACCGCAACACGTGGCGCTACACCCGTCTGCTGGAGCACCAGCGCGAGCTGATCATGGAGTGGCGCGACAAGGTCCTGCACGGCGACGCCGCCGCCAAGGCCCTGGCCGCGGCCGATCCCGAGCGGTGGGAGTCGCTGCCCGAGGACACCAGGGACGAGACCGCCCGCCAGATCGTGCTGCACGCCATCGACACCTGCTGGACGGAGCACCTGGCGTTCCTGACGGACCTGCGCGAGGGCATCCACCTGCGAGCGCTGGGCCGGATGAGCCCGATCGACGAGTTCCAGCGCGAGGCGGTGGCGGAGTACAAAGCGCTGCTCGCCGAGGTGGAGCGGCGGTCGCTGGAGGCGTTCGAGGAGCCGGAGCGGGAGCTGAAGCGGCCGCAGGCGACGTGGACGTATCTGGTGCAGGACAACCCGTTCGGCACGGAGTGGGACCGCATCCTGCGGCGGGTGACGGCGGCCACGCGGCGCGGCTAG
- a CDS encoding DNA topoisomerase IB → MPELHPSDQSEPGIVRRRRGRGFSYEGPDGRPIRDDATLARIKALAIPPAWTDVWICTSPYGHLQAVGTDAAGRRQYRYHDVWREQQDQAKFDHVLDVAERLPAFRKAVDDQLQGRGLTRSRVLAAAARLLDIGFFRIGGESYDTYGLATLRMEHVTCVNGIALCSYQAKGDVAREVEVADPAVCAVLRSLKALGVDGELLRYRHAGGWSDVRSEDINDYLRETIGYEVTAKDFRTWHATVLAAVGLAVSTPAGREGRVKKNRAVTRVMREVAEYLGNTPTVARASYVDPRVVEAYDQDRTIAAALTELGADADFGQLATAGTVERAVIDLIRTV, encoded by the coding sequence GTGCCGGAGCTGCATCCCAGTGATCAGAGTGAGCCGGGGATCGTGCGGCGGCGCCGCGGGCGGGGGTTCAGCTACGAGGGGCCGGACGGCCGCCCGATACGCGACGACGCCACATTGGCGCGGATCAAGGCGCTGGCCATCCCCCCGGCCTGGACCGACGTGTGGATTTGCACGTCGCCGTACGGACACCTGCAGGCCGTGGGCACGGACGCGGCGGGCCGCAGGCAGTACCGCTACCACGACGTGTGGCGCGAACAGCAGGACCAGGCCAAGTTCGACCACGTGCTGGACGTGGCCGAGCGGCTGCCGGCGTTCAGGAAGGCCGTGGACGACCAGCTCCAGGGACGCGGCCTGACCAGATCACGGGTGCTGGCCGCGGCCGCGCGCCTGCTGGACATCGGCTTCTTCCGCATCGGCGGCGAGAGCTACGACACCTACGGCCTGGCCACGCTCAGGATGGAGCACGTCACCTGCGTCAACGGCATCGCCCTCTGCTCCTACCAGGCCAAGGGCGACGTCGCGCGCGAGGTCGAGGTGGCCGACCCCGCGGTGTGCGCGGTGCTGCGCTCGCTCAAGGCGCTCGGCGTGGACGGCGAGCTGCTGCGCTACCGGCACGCGGGCGGCTGGTCCGACGTCAGGAGCGAGGACATCAACGACTACCTCCGCGAGACCATCGGGTACGAGGTCACGGCCAAGGACTTCCGCACCTGGCACGCCACGGTCCTGGCCGCCGTGGGGCTGGCGGTGTCCACACCGGCCGGCAGGGAGGGGCGGGTCAAGAAGAACAGAGCGGTCACCCGCGTCATGCGGGAGGTCGCCGAATACCTGGGCAACACGCCCACCGTGGCGCGCGCGTCGTACGTGGACCCGCGGGTCGTGGAGGCGTACGACCAGGACCGGACCATCGCCGCGGCGCTGACCGAGCTCGGGGCGGACGCCGATTTCGGGCAGCTGGCGACGGCGGGCACGGTGGAACGGGCGGTCATAGACCTGATTCGCACCGTTTGA
- a CDS encoding metallophosphoesterase family protein → MSALTDLRIAAVGDIHLGEDVRGQYRKRLEGIEDRADVFLLAGDLTRHGTLEEGKVVAEELRGLTIPVVAVLGNHDYHSDLQYEIASELRNAGVIVLDDDGAVVQCGEHKLGVVGGKGFGGGFAGKCASEFGEREIKNFVAHTRYIAEAWKVALKEIAADHRVVVSHYSPIKETLEGEPPEIYPFLGSYLLAEAVDTAGADLIVHGHAHKGSEKGMTPGGIRVRNVALPVLGRAYGVYCMGESEAY, encoded by the coding sequence ATGAGCGCCTTGACTGACCTGCGCATAGCGGCCGTAGGAGACATCCACCTGGGAGAGGACGTACGCGGCCAATACCGCAAGAGACTCGAGGGCATCGAGGACCGCGCCGACGTGTTCCTGCTGGCCGGGGACCTGACCAGGCACGGCACGCTGGAGGAGGGCAAGGTGGTGGCCGAGGAGCTGCGCGGCCTGACCATCCCGGTCGTCGCGGTGCTCGGCAATCACGACTACCACTCCGACCTGCAGTACGAGATCGCCAGCGAGCTCCGCAACGCCGGAGTCATCGTGCTCGACGACGACGGCGCCGTGGTCCAGTGCGGCGAGCACAAACTGGGGGTCGTCGGCGGGAAGGGCTTCGGCGGCGGGTTCGCCGGCAAGTGCGCGAGCGAGTTCGGCGAGCGCGAGATCAAGAACTTCGTGGCCCACACCCGCTACATCGCCGAGGCGTGGAAGGTCGCGTTGAAGGAGATCGCGGCCGACCACCGCGTGGTCGTGTCGCACTATTCCCCGATCAAGGAGACGCTGGAGGGCGAGCCGCCGGAGATCTACCCCTTCCTCGGCAGCTACCTGCTGGCGGAGGCGGTCGACACGGCCGGCGCCGACCTGATCGTGCACGGGCACGCGCACAAGGGCAGTGAGAAGGGCATGACGCCGGGCGGCATCAGGGTGCGCAACGTGGCACTGCCGGTGCTGGGCCGGGCGTACGGCGTCTACTGCATGGGCGAGTCGGAGGCCTACTAG
- a CDS encoding VOC family protein: protein MTTKAKLLAFTLDCAEPKKLAAFYHEVTGWDIQYSEDEYAAVGDGTTNIYFGRVPDRKPAAWPGPDKQFHFDFRVPDVEKAVAEYIALGAVKPEFQPGVTEEGTRWIVLQDPEGHLFCVCPEPS, encoded by the coding sequence ATGACAACGAAAGCGAAGCTCCTGGCGTTCACCCTCGACTGCGCGGAGCCGAAGAAGCTGGCCGCGTTCTATCACGAGGTCACCGGCTGGGACATTCAGTACTCGGAGGACGAGTACGCGGCCGTGGGCGACGGCACCACGAACATCTACTTCGGCCGCGTCCCCGACCGCAAGCCGGCCGCGTGGCCCGGCCCGGACAAGCAGTTCCACTTCGACTTCCGGGTGCCGGACGTGGAGAAGGCGGTGGCGGAGTACATCGCGTTGGGGGCCGTCAAGCCGGAGTTCCAGCCGGGCGTCACGGAAGAGGGGACTCGCTGGATCGTCCTGCAGGACCCGGAGGGCCACCTGTTCTGCGTCTGTCCAGAGCCCTCCTGA
- a CDS encoding TIGR03557 family F420-dependent LLM class oxidoreductase, with product MTTFGYFLSCEEHGPKELVRQAKSAERAGFEALWISDHFHPWLDEQGESPFVWSVIGALAEATSLPITTAVTCPLIRTHPVVIAQATATTAALTGGRFRLGVGTGEALNEHVIESRWPPLAERLEMLEEAVELMRELFTGKLVTHRGRHYRVDTARLYTLPDEPAPIVMSGLGQKSTELAGRIADGYISTAPNAESVQAFRQAGGAGKPTLGGLKACYATDEAAARKTVHRLWPTQGIKGEASQILPLPRHFEQLAQSVTEEEAVNGSPVGPDPEVHVQAIRQYVEAGFSEVYVNQIGDEQDAFFDFYAREVLPRVR from the coding sequence ATGACGACATTCGGTTATTTCCTGTCGTGCGAGGAGCACGGCCCCAAAGAGCTGGTACGGCAGGCCAAGAGCGCGGAACGCGCCGGCTTCGAGGCCCTGTGGATCTCCGACCACTTCCACCCGTGGCTCGACGAGCAAGGAGAGTCACCGTTCGTCTGGTCCGTGATCGGCGCCCTGGCCGAGGCCACGTCTCTGCCGATCACCACCGCCGTGACCTGCCCGCTCATCCGCACCCACCCGGTCGTCATCGCCCAGGCCACGGCCACCACGGCGGCCCTGACCGGCGGCCGCTTCCGGCTCGGCGTGGGGACCGGCGAGGCGCTCAACGAGCACGTGATCGAGTCCCGCTGGCCACCGCTCGCCGAGCGGCTGGAGATGCTGGAGGAGGCCGTCGAGCTGATGCGTGAGCTGTTCACCGGCAAGCTGGTCACGCACCGGGGCCGCCATTACCGGGTGGACACCGCCCGGCTCTACACGCTGCCGGACGAGCCCGCGCCCATCGTCATGTCAGGGCTCGGACAGAAGTCCACGGAGCTGGCCGGGCGCATCGCCGACGGCTACATCTCCACCGCACCGAACGCCGAGTCGGTGCAGGCGTTCCGCCAGGCGGGCGGTGCGGGCAAGCCGACGCTGGGCGGACTCAAGGCCTGCTACGCCACCGACGAGGCGGCGGCGCGCAAGACCGTGCATCGCTTGTGGCCTACGCAGGGCATCAAGGGGGAGGCATCGCAGATCCTTCCGCTGCCGCGCCACTTCGAGCAGCTCGCGCAGTCGGTCACCGAGGAGGAGGCCGTCAACGGCAGCCCGGTCGGCCCGGATCCCGAGGTCCATGTCCAGGCGATCCGGCAGTACGTGGAGGCGGGGTTCAGCGAGGTGTATGTCAACCAGATCGGCGACGAGCAGGACGCCTTCTTCGACTTCTACGCGCGTGAGGTCCTGCCGCGGGTCCGTTAG
- a CDS encoding PRC-barrel domain containing protein — protein MELWDYRPDVYDRGRSLNLVGYHVQATDGKIGTVDEATYEVGESYIIVDTGPWIFGKKVMLPAQVVTSIDPQERNVHVARTKAEIKDAPEFDEGTFKEPEYRARIGDYYGRFPG, from the coding sequence ATGGAGCTCTGGGACTATCGACCTGACGTCTACGACCGCGGCCGGAGCCTCAACCTCGTGGGCTACCACGTGCAGGCGACGGACGGGAAGATCGGGACCGTCGACGAGGCGACGTACGAGGTCGGCGAGAGCTACATCATCGTCGACACCGGCCCTTGGATCTTCGGCAAGAAGGTGATGCTCCCGGCTCAGGTCGTCACGAGCATCGACCCTCAGGAGCGCAACGTCCACGTCGCGCGTACCAAGGCGGAGATCAAGGACGCACCCGAGTTCGACGAGGGCACGTTCAAGGAGCCCGAGTACCGCGCCCGGATAGGGGACTACTATGGCCGGTTCCCCGGGTGA
- a CDS encoding nucleotidyltransferase, producing MSSHGHAVTDAILDTLKRASSGLKDAGVKFALAGGCAAYARGAAPSLHDVDFVLTEHDVPAALEALRAIGFQTAKPPEDWLVKAYDEGRLVDLIYRVSDMPITEELLDRAEPLKASAVIVPVLEATDLVISWLLPLSEHACDYGALLAQVRAMREQVDWPRVAAVTADSPYAATFITLLERLGVLNGPVEPSGDPKWP from the coding sequence ATGAGTAGCCATGGCCACGCGGTCACCGACGCCATCCTTGACACGCTGAAGCGTGCCAGCTCCGGGCTGAAGGATGCCGGAGTGAAGTTCGCGCTGGCCGGGGGCTGTGCCGCATACGCGAGAGGCGCCGCGCCCTCCCTGCACGACGTGGACTTCGTGCTCACCGAACATGACGTGCCGGCCGCCCTGGAGGCGTTGCGCGCGATCGGTTTCCAGACCGCCAAGCCGCCGGAGGACTGGCTGGTCAAGGCGTACGACGAGGGCCGGCTGGTGGACCTGATCTACCGGGTCTCCGACATGCCCATCACCGAGGAACTACTCGACCGGGCCGAGCCGCTGAAGGCGTCGGCGGTGATCGTCCCCGTGCTGGAGGCCACCGACCTGGTCATATCGTGGCTGCTGCCGCTGTCGGAGCACGCCTGTGACTACGGGGCGCTGCTGGCCCAGGTGCGCGCGATGCGTGAGCAGGTCGACTGGCCTCGGGTGGCGGCCGTGACCGCGGACTCGCCGTACGCGGCCACGTTCATCACCCTGCTGGAGCGGCTCGGCGTGCTGAACGGACCGGTCGAGCCGTCCGGCGACCCCAAGTGGCCCTAG
- a CDS encoding SAM-dependent methyltransferase gives MSLSSAHEWAPPGVDPEQPSVARVHDALLGGMENFISDRSVARRLKDAVPEVVNLVWCSRAFLGRVVDFLVREAGIRQIVDLGAGLPTVENTHEVAQFADPRCRVVYVDIDPMVEPHARAILSGNPNADAITADVRDVESVLGHPSLTKLIDPAQPTALLAIGLLHLFSDQEDPHGLCRRYMAALAPGSHLAVSHLMASPSPQAKALEALLQATMGTGHFRERTAVSRFFDGLVPVEPGVVHLPEWHPDERIPGPLAPWEELLLGGVARKPYA, from the coding sequence GTGAGCCTGAGCAGCGCACACGAGTGGGCTCCACCCGGCGTCGATCCGGAGCAACCGAGCGTGGCCCGCGTTCACGACGCCCTGCTCGGCGGCATGGAGAACTTCATCTCCGACCGCTCGGTGGCCCGCAGGCTGAAGGACGCGGTGCCCGAGGTGGTGAACCTGGTCTGGTGCAGCCGCGCCTTCCTCGGCCGGGTCGTGGACTTCCTCGTCCGCGAGGCGGGCATCCGGCAGATCGTCGATCTGGGCGCCGGGCTGCCCACGGTGGAGAACACGCACGAGGTCGCCCAGTTCGCCGATCCCCGGTGCCGGGTGGTCTACGTCGACATCGACCCCATGGTGGAGCCGCACGCCCGCGCGATACTCAGCGGCAACCCGAACGCCGACGCGATCACCGCCGACGTCCGCGACGTGGAGTCCGTGCTCGGGCACCCGTCGCTGACCAAGCTCATCGACCCGGCGCAGCCCACGGCGCTCCTGGCCATCGGGCTGCTGCACCTGTTCTCCGACCAGGAGGACCCGCACGGGCTTTGCAGGCGGTACATGGCCGCGCTGGCGCCGGGCAGCCACCTCGCCGTCTCTCACCTCATGGCCTCCCCCAGTCCTCAGGCCAAGGCCCTGGAGGCGCTGCTCCAGGCGACCATGGGCACCGGGCACTTCCGCGAGCGGACGGCCGTCTCCCGCTTCTTCGACGGCTTGGTGCCGGTGGAGCCGGGTGTGGTGCATCTGCCGGAATGGCACCCCGACGAGCGCATCCCAGGGCCTCTGGCGCCCTGGGAGGAACTGCTGCTGGGGGGCGTGGCCCGCAAGCCGTACGCGTGA
- a CDS encoding SDR family oxidoreductase — MAPLRGRVVVVTGASGGVGRAVVRELGRQGAEVALIARGTTGLGAAAVDVGVAGGSGQVYEADVADYHQVKQAAERIEAEVGPIAVWINTAFSSVFAKFTDITPEEYERTTAVTYLGYVWGTKVALDLMRPRNEGTIVQAGSALSQRGIPLQSAYCGAKHAIKGFTESVRTELMAERSNIHVTLVQLPALNTPQFEWVLSKLRRHPQPVPPIYQPEVAAGAIVYAAEHPERKEYWVGTPTVATLLAQRVAPALVDRYVARTGIQSQQTNEKPPSGVSNLWEPADEDTDYGAHGAFDQRSHGRSPQLWLSRHRRPVLLALAGGAAAATLTALRRATAGS; from the coding sequence ATGGCACCACTTCGAGGGCGCGTTGTTGTGGTGACGGGCGCAAGTGGCGGGGTCGGCAGGGCGGTCGTGCGCGAGCTGGGGCGGCAGGGCGCCGAGGTGGCGCTGATCGCGCGCGGGACCACCGGGCTGGGGGCCGCCGCCGTGGACGTGGGCGTCGCGGGCGGCAGCGGTCAGGTGTACGAGGCGGACGTGGCGGACTACCACCAGGTGAAGCAGGCGGCCGAGCGCATCGAGGCGGAGGTGGGCCCGATCGCGGTCTGGATCAACACCGCCTTCTCCAGCGTCTTCGCCAAATTCACCGACATCACCCCGGAGGAGTACGAACGCACCACCGCGGTCACCTACCTGGGCTACGTCTGGGGCACCAAGGTCGCCCTCGACCTCATGCGGCCGCGTAACGAGGGCACCATCGTGCAGGCAGGTTCGGCGCTGTCGCAGCGCGGCATTCCGCTGCAGTCGGCGTACTGCGGCGCCAAGCACGCGATCAAGGGCTTCACGGAGTCCGTCCGGACGGAGCTGATGGCCGAGCGCAGCAACATCCACGTCACGCTGGTGCAGTTGCCCGCGCTCAACACTCCGCAGTTCGAGTGGGTGTTGTCCAAACTCCGCCGCCACCCGCAGCCGGTGCCGCCGATCTACCAGCCGGAGGTGGCGGCAGGCGCCATCGTGTACGCGGCCGAGCATCCCGAGCGCAAGGAGTACTGGGTCGGCACCCCCACGGTCGCCACCCTGCTGGCGCAGCGAGTGGCGCCGGCGCTGGTGGACCGGTACGTGGCGCGGACCGGCATACAGTCCCAGCAGACGAACGAGAAGCCGCCGAGCGGCGTGTCCAACTTGTGGGAACCGGCGGACGAGGACACGGACTACGGTGCTCACGGCGCGTTCGACCAGCGCTCCCACGGGCGCAGCCCCCAGCTGTGGTTGTCCCGGCACCGGCGGCCGGTCCTGCTCGCCCTGGCCGGCGGCGCGGCCGCCGCCACCCTCACCGCCCTGCGCCGCGCCACCGCCGGGTCTTGA
- a CDS encoding DUF1360 domain-containing protein, which translates to MTEMLTKTEQAYEGEHDRPLGGYVGILGAYGGTVAVAALSAAIAGRRAPDHIGVLDLLLMAACTHKVSRRLAKDPVTSPLRAPFTRYEGEGGPSEVQESPRGAIGELIACPFCIAQWVATGYAAGLVLAPKATRLVGATMTAVAISDWLHLAYAKLMKSAS; encoded by the coding sequence ATGACCGAAATGCTGACGAAGACGGAGCAGGCGTACGAGGGCGAGCACGATCGGCCGCTCGGCGGATACGTCGGAATCCTCGGCGCGTACGGCGGAACGGTCGCCGTGGCCGCCCTCTCGGCGGCGATCGCCGGACGGCGGGCTCCCGATCACATCGGGGTGCTGGACCTGCTGCTCATGGCGGCATGCACGCACAAAGTCTCGCGGCGGCTCGCCAAGGATCCGGTCACCAGCCCCCTGCGTGCTCCCTTCACCCGGTACGAGGGCGAGGGCGGGCCCTCCGAAGTCCAGGAGAGCCCGCGCGGCGCGATCGGTGAGCTGATCGCCTGCCCGTTCTGCATCGCGCAGTGGGTGGCCACCGGGTACGCCGCCGGGTTGGTCCTGGCGCCCAAGGCGACCCGGCTCGTAGGGGCGACCATGACGGCGGTGGCGATCTCGGACTGGCTGCACCTCGCCTATGCCAAGCTCATGAAGTCGGCGTCCTAG
- a CDS encoding DMT family transporter: MTLVSARRGAVYVSVAATAWGTGGAAGSLLFETGGLGPVGVSLWRYLLGAVFLLALTPRPSTTERRSSAGEGDAGANGGRSGRDHKHARLTWRVLPVGFGMAVYQTAYFVAIAHSGVAVATVVTMGATPVFTALGSRFLLRERLGRVALASLAAALAGLVLLTAETALQARTSSVAGIGFALASAAGYAGVTLFSRRHSDDPRGTAIGGFVVGAVCLAPFALAEGVVPEISLATAALLVYLGAVPTALAYGLYFRALTALNATTVSIISLGEAVGAALLGVLLFGEHLTPLAWSGCVLLLVAVAVLATRPEAG, translated from the coding sequence ATGACCCTTGTCTCCGCCCGGCGGGGCGCTGTTTACGTGTCCGTGGCCGCGACCGCCTGGGGCACCGGCGGCGCCGCCGGTTCGCTCCTCTTCGAGACCGGCGGGCTTGGCCCCGTCGGCGTGTCCCTCTGGCGCTACCTGCTCGGCGCCGTCTTCTTGCTCGCCCTCACCCCCCGCCCATCCACGACCGAGCGCAGGAGCTCGGCCGGAGAGGGCGACGCAGGAGCCAACGGAGGCCGAAGCGGGCGCGACCATAAGCACGCCCGGCTCACCTGGCGCGTGCTGCCGGTCGGCTTCGGGATGGCCGTCTACCAGACCGCGTACTTCGTCGCGATCGCCCACTCCGGCGTGGCCGTCGCGACGGTGGTCACGATGGGCGCCACTCCCGTCTTCACCGCCCTGGGCAGCCGTTTCCTGCTGCGTGAGCGACTCGGCAGGGTCGCGCTCGCCTCGCTGGCCGCGGCCCTGGCCGGGCTCGTCCTGCTGACCGCCGAGACCGCGCTGCAGGCCCGTACGTCCTCCGTCGCCGGCATCGGCTTCGCCCTGGCCTCGGCCGCCGGGTACGCCGGGGTCACGCTGTTCTCCCGCCGCCACAGTGACGACCCGCGAGGCACGGCGATCGGCGGGTTCGTCGTGGGCGCGGTGTGCCTGGCGCCGTTCGCGCTGGCGGAGGGCGTGGTGCCGGAGATCAGCCTGGCCACGGCCGCGTTGCTGGTCTACCTGGGCGCGGTGCCGACGGCGCTGGCGTACGGGCTGTACTTCCGTGCCCTGACGGCGCTGAACGCCACCACCGTCTCGATCATCTCCCTGGGCGAGGCGGTGGGCGCGGCCCTGCTCGGCGTGTTGTTGTTCGGCGAGCACCTCACACCTCTCGCCTGGTCGGGGTGCGTGTTGCTGCTCGTCGCCGTCGCCGTGCTCGCGACGCGGCCCGAAGCAGGCTGA